The Microbacterium sp. LWH7-1.2 genome window below encodes:
- a CDS encoding site-specific integrase, whose translation MASVKQRPDGVWRARYRDAAGKEHARHFELKRDAQRWLDEVTTSVLTGRYVDPKAGRITFRDYAEQWRGSQVHRGQTSDSYETRLRLHVYPVIGDMPLEAITTSTLRGLVKRMSTASDGRAALAPSTVALVFKIIGSVFRAAVHDKKIAESPCTGVRLPKVGKTRVVPLTHAQVEILRDQVPAELSALIVLVAGTGLRQGEALGLTRDRVRLLGKNPAVTVDRQLVTRAGGTAEFGPVKTEASDRVVPLPRVVVAALNEHIAMYGVGDGELLFTLGGKGITRQKFGHAFAAARTAAKLTDSTGTGLHSLRHFYASLLIRHGESVKVVQTRLGHATAAETLDTYSHLWPDSDDRTREAIDSVLFADSADSLRTADQN comes from the coding sequence ATGGCGAGCGTCAAGCAGAGGCCTGATGGCGTTTGGCGCGCGCGCTACCGTGACGCGGCCGGCAAGGAGCACGCCCGGCACTTTGAGCTGAAGCGCGACGCTCAGCGGTGGCTCGACGAGGTGACGACATCCGTCCTAACGGGGCGGTACGTTGACCCGAAGGCCGGGCGCATCACCTTTCGCGACTACGCCGAGCAGTGGCGCGGCTCCCAGGTGCACCGGGGGCAGACGTCGGACAGCTACGAGACTCGGCTGCGCCTCCACGTGTACCCGGTCATCGGAGACATGCCGCTCGAGGCGATCACCACCTCAACCCTGCGCGGCCTGGTCAAGCGCATGAGCACGGCGAGCGACGGCCGGGCGGCGCTGGCCCCCTCGACGGTCGCGCTCGTGTTTAAGATCATCGGTAGCGTCTTCCGCGCCGCCGTGCACGACAAGAAGATTGCCGAGTCCCCCTGTACCGGCGTCCGCTTGCCGAAGGTCGGAAAGACCCGCGTGGTGCCGCTCACGCACGCTCAGGTCGAGATCCTCCGCGATCAGGTGCCCGCGGAGCTGAGCGCGCTGATCGTGCTCGTCGCCGGGACCGGGCTTCGACAGGGCGAGGCGCTCGGGCTCACGCGCGACCGCGTGCGGCTGCTTGGGAAGAACCCCGCCGTGACGGTCGACCGGCAGTTGGTGACGAGGGCCGGCGGCACGGCTGAGTTCGGTCCGGTTAAAACAGAAGCGTCCGATCGAGTGGTGCCGCTCCCGCGCGTCGTCGTTGCGGCGCTGAACGAGCACATCGCGATGTACGGAGTCGGCGACGGCGAACTGCTGTTCACACTCGGTGGCAAGGGCATCACGCGGCAGAAGTTCGGGCACGCATTTGCGGCGGCCCGCACGGCGGCGAAGCTGACCGACTCCACCGGCACTGGCCTGCATTCGCTGCGGCACTTCTACGCGTCCTTGCTGATCCGCCACGGAGAGTCGGTAAAAGTGGTGCAGACGAGGCTCGGGCACGCGACTGCGGCCGAGACTCTCGACACCTACAGCCACTTGTGGCCGGACTCCGACGACCGCACACGCGAGGCCATCGATTCCGTGCTTTTCGCGGATTCCGCGGACTCTCTGCGGACTGCGGACCAGAACTGA
- a CDS encoding helix-turn-helix transcriptional regulator: MTNVAWVDGVRNKSLSISPNCRTLVDMIDDPDVLFGKAVLESRKNQGWSQRELADRLSERGMKVDAPAVSRIEAGARGVRLSEAYLIADILRVPIRSLLPSQDTPEATFWFRDMTARGSLDALRNSIIEWVSDVAATQDILRAHPNAADKLVAETGDASITADTYIHHLVSGSASHDAQPGYAWPASAADRAELVAAVTSIVTDVVSAVAAPIVTDTDIPRELLVDHETSESRPHRIVAPDAAFTDADLSYVDFDSPSFPKDDHGERQAEA; encoded by the coding sequence GTGACCAACGTAGCATGGGTCGATGGTGTACGCAACAAGTCGTTGTCTATTTCGCCAAACTGCCGTACGCTCGTGGACATGATCGACGACCCAGATGTGCTGTTCGGTAAGGCCGTACTCGAATCTCGAAAGAACCAGGGCTGGTCGCAGCGGGAGTTGGCTGACCGGCTGTCGGAGCGAGGAATGAAGGTGGATGCGCCCGCGGTGTCCAGAATTGAAGCCGGAGCACGAGGCGTGCGGCTTTCAGAGGCCTACCTGATCGCCGACATCCTTCGTGTGCCAATTCGCTCCCTGCTTCCGAGCCAGGACACCCCCGAAGCCACCTTCTGGTTCAGGGATATGACGGCGCGGGGGTCGCTCGATGCACTGCGAAACTCGATCATCGAGTGGGTGTCGGACGTCGCGGCAACTCAGGACATTCTCCGCGCGCATCCCAATGCGGCGGACAAACTGGTCGCTGAGACCGGCGATGCGTCGATCACAGCAGACACCTACATCCACCACTTAGTGTCAGGATCGGCCAGTCATGACGCGCAGCCGGGATACGCGTGGCCAGCTAGTGCCGCCGATCGTGCCGAACTCGTCGCAGCTGTCACCAGCATCGTCACCGACGTCGTTAGCGCAGTGGCCGCCCCGATCGTGACTGACACTGATATTCCGCGCGAGCTGCTCGTCGATCACGAGACCTCTGAGTCGCGACCTCACCGCATCGTGGCCCCAGATGCTGCCTTCACCGACGCAGACCTGAGCTACGTGGACTTCGACTCGCCCAGCTTCCCGAAGGATGATCATGGCGAGCGTCAAGCAGAGGCCTGA
- a CDS encoding helix-turn-helix domain-containing protein, whose product MSTATAPVEPAPRFYFVKEVAAELRRTEASVRWLLHTGQLKAGKVGGRTVIKPDELDRFIESGFEGNA is encoded by the coding sequence ATGTCTACAGCCACCGCGCCGGTAGAGCCGGCACCACGCTTCTACTTCGTCAAGGAGGTAGCTGCCGAACTCCGGCGGACGGAGGCCTCGGTCCGCTGGCTCCTGCACACAGGTCAGTTGAAGGCGGGAAAAGTGGGCGGCCGAACCGTGATCAAGCCCGATGAGCTGGATCGGTTCATCGAGTCCGGCTTCGAAGGAAACGCCTGA